A stretch of Elusimicrobiaceae bacterium DNA encodes these proteins:
- a CDS encoding DUF2141 domain-containing protein: MKKILFSLFIAALAHGAGFGLDAAKETGTVSIAVHGLRNDRGQVVAALFDSAQGFPAGFSGAFRRAFSRIDNGGAKLVFADVPYGRYAVALCHDENADNVIEMAGTMFVEGFGASNNAVPEFGPPDFEYAAFKVNRPDVSLDTVIRYGLLASRRNFPAVRAGRETGNINVTLDGFSSNQGLALVALYAAGEGFPYEFKNAAMFSYSRIKNRRAAVAFKDVPYGQYAVIGFHDLNANGRLDMDRGFPAEGTAVSGDALHDYAPVLFNSAVFDLEDDNLAMSADMRYDLKHPRRQAGIMEPGKGGDLILKIDGADGDAGVIMAALFKSGEGFPADGGRAAAFAIAFIHSGQAVAVFRDLPFGRYAASVYQDKDGNGRLNRNIFGRASEPRGFSRNVSGFMGSAPSYEDAEFAFDKDARTLSIHLR; this comes from the coding sequence GTGAAAAAGATATTGTTTTCCTTGTTTATTGCGGCGCTTGCGCACGGCGCCGGGTTCGGACTTGACGCCGCGAAAGAAACCGGCACGGTCAGCATTGCGGTGCATGGCCTGCGAAATGACCGCGGGCAGGTAGTGGCCGCGCTGTTTGATTCGGCGCAGGGCTTCCCGGCCGGATTTTCCGGAGCGTTTCGCCGGGCGTTTTCCCGCATAGATAACGGCGGCGCGAAACTGGTTTTTGCGGATGTGCCCTACGGCCGGTACGCGGTTGCGCTGTGCCACGATGAAAACGCTGATAACGTGATAGAAATGGCCGGCACCATGTTTGTGGAAGGGTTCGGCGCGTCCAATAACGCGGTGCCGGAATTCGGGCCGCCGGATTTTGAATACGCGGCGTTCAAGGTTAACCGGCCCGACGTGTCGCTCGATACCGTGATCAGATATGGTCTTTTGGCCTCAAGGCGCAATTTCCCCGCTGTCCGGGCCGGGCGCGAAACCGGCAATATCAATGTTACGCTTGACGGATTTTCCTCCAATCAGGGGCTGGCGCTTGTCGCGTTGTATGCTGCGGGCGAAGGGTTTCCTTATGAGTTTAAAAACGCGGCGATGTTTTCCTATTCCCGAATAAAGAACCGGCGCGCGGCAGTGGCGTTTAAAGACGTGCCGTACGGGCAGTATGCTGTGATCGGGTTTCACGATCTTAACGCCAACGGCCGGCTGGATATGGACCGCGGGTTTCCCGCGGAAGGTACAGCCGTGTCCGGCGACGCGCTGCACGACTACGCGCCGGTTCTGTTTAACAGCGCGGTTTTCGATCTGGAGGACGATAATCTCGCCATGTCGGCCGACATGCGCTACGATCTTAAGCATCCGCGCCGCCAGGCCGGGATCATGGAGCCGGGCAAAGGCGGCGACCTGATTCTCAAAATTGACGGCGCGGACGGCGACGCCGGCGTGATAATGGCCGCGCTGTTTAAATCGGGCGAGGGGTTTCCGGCGGACGGCGGACGCGCGGCGGCTTTTGCCATAGCTTTTATCCACTCCGGGCAGGCTGTTGCGGTTTTCAGGGATCTGCCGTTCGGCCGGTATGCCGCTTCCGTTTATCAGGACAAAGACGGTAACGGCAGGCTTAACAGAAATATCTTCGGCCGGGCATCCGAGCCGCGCGGTTTTTCACGGAACGTGTCCGGATTCATGGGGTCAGCGCCTTCTTACGAAGATGCGGAGTTCGCGTTTGACAAAGACGCCCGGACTCTCAGCATCCATTTGCGCTGA
- a CDS encoding FecR family protein: MKKTRIFFAVFAAGVMFAAGAPVLAEEESDSAVLADLSGTVETRASRKAVWNPARQGDILPEGCLVRTGADGQAELFFSNKTKIWLRENSTLEVAARKNLVSDIALLAGKIKVRVPHLKWKERFIVRTDAAVCAVRGTEFVVSAVEAGDLNVDVLYGQVDLRYTVPPEYGQSEVQINQGVRYNIVRRDRDQDRSAARRPARGDEGRRSGTVFIGTDSLLTRDQEVEGVQDWSPGLSPRQRLDMLVSKEGYRMDIRRFVADTDRTQSNIDTLTKQVMEADLEAGRTLRDVNGNLVRVDQRMLRPDDSSIQIINLVKRPDYTSSAGRFSYYGSDIANRLDSFQTLIRFNSALPQSINNWASFFTNNTVRVDHLNVVAANQTTAGSFFVTALLADNKQLADPAASDEMTDYGKIYFGTVDNTGYNALAQGRVVSALSDGSVQNLSGSTVSGLAWAQRPDADGGWNFLNPSNRDTRQYVNFDSDKFMMESAATPYCVGANCGVSANKIWLATNIYVITNSGRVRSVSDFTSDISNIPSLVANTAGQAQLFIKKDNGGRVDNSANGDLTATFSGISVNSMRKNIDIVAIPDIAYQATSKLLPAFLKLNTKKGSSE; encoded by the coding sequence ATGAAAAAAACCCGGATTTTTTTCGCCGTTTTCGCGGCAGGCGTCATGTTTGCGGCGGGCGCGCCCGTTCTGGCCGAAGAAGAGAGCGACAGCGCCGTGCTGGCGGATCTGTCCGGCACGGTGGAAACACGGGCCAGCCGAAAAGCGGTCTGGAATCCGGCCAGACAGGGCGATATCCTGCCGGAAGGCTGCCTTGTCCGCACCGGCGCGGACGGGCAGGCGGAGCTGTTCTTTTCCAATAAAACCAAAATCTGGCTGCGCGAAAACAGCACTCTCGAAGTGGCGGCTCGTAAAAATCTGGTAAGCGATATCGCGCTTCTGGCGGGCAAAATCAAGGTGCGGGTGCCGCATCTTAAATGGAAAGAGCGTTTTATAGTGCGGACCGACGCGGCGGTCTGCGCCGTGCGCGGCACGGAATTTGTCGTGTCCGCCGTGGAGGCCGGCGATCTGAACGTGGATGTGCTGTACGGGCAGGTTGACCTGAGGTATACCGTGCCGCCCGAATACGGGCAATCCGAGGTGCAGATTAACCAGGGCGTGCGGTATAACATTGTCCGCCGGGACCGGGATCAGGATCGGTCCGCCGCCCGCCGGCCCGCCAGGGGCGACGAAGGCCGCCGCAGCGGTACGGTGTTCATCGGAACGGACTCGCTGCTTACCCGGGATCAGGAGGTGGAAGGCGTGCAGGACTGGTCGCCGGGACTTTCGCCGCGCCAGCGGCTGGACATGCTGGTTTCCAAGGAAGGATACCGGATGGATATCCGGCGGTTCGTGGCGGACACGGACAGAACCCAGAGCAATATTGACACGCTTACCAAGCAGGTGATGGAGGCCGACCTTGAAGCCGGACGCACTCTGCGCGACGTGAACGGCAATCTGGTCCGGGTGGACCAGCGTATGCTGCGCCCTGACGACAGCAGTATCCAGATAATCAATCTGGTGAAACGCCCGGATTACACGTCGTCAGCGGGCAGATTCAGCTATTACGGTTCCGATATCGCCAACAGGCTCGACTCTTTCCAGACACTTATCCGGTTCAATTCCGCCCTGCCGCAGAGCATCAATAACTGGGCTTCGTTTTTCACAAACAACACTGTCCGGGTGGATCATCTGAATGTCGTGGCGGCCAACCAGACCACGGCGGGATCCTTTTTCGTAACCGCGCTGCTGGCGGACAACAAACAGCTGGCCGATCCGGCCGCGAGCGACGAAATGACCGACTACGGAAAAATTTATTTCGGCACGGTGGATAACACGGGCTACAATGCCCTGGCGCAGGGGCGGGTGGTCAGCGCGCTGAGCGACGGGTCGGTGCAGAACCTGTCCGGCTCGACTGTTTCCGGGCTGGCCTGGGCCCAGCGGCCCGACGCGGACGGCGGCTGGAATTTTCTCAATCCTTCAAACCGGGATACCCGGCAGTACGTCAATTTCGATTCCGACAAATTCATGATGGAATCCGCGGCCACGCCTTACTGCGTGGGCGCAAACTGCGGAGTCAGCGCCAATAAAATCTGGCTGGCGACAAACATTTATGTGATAACGAACAGCGGGCGCGTCCGTAGCGTAAGCGATTTTACAAGCGATATCAGCAACATCCCGTCGCTTGTGGCCAACACCGCCGGGCAGGCTCAGCTGTTCATAAAAAAGGACAACGGCGGCCGGGTGGACAATTCCGCCAACGGGGATTTAACCGCCACTTTTTCCGGCATTTCGGTAAACTCCATGCGCAAGAATATTGACATAGTGGCCATTCCCGATATCGCTTATCAGGCCACCTCGAAACTGCTGCCGGCGTTCCTCAAACTCAATACCAAAAAGGGGTCTTCCGAATGA